The Engystomops pustulosus chromosome 1, aEngPut4.maternal, whole genome shotgun sequence genome has a window encoding:
- the MED26 gene encoding mediator of RNA polymerase II transcription subunit 26 isoform X1: protein MKRMEILNMVAVLEVISSLEKYPITKEALEETRLGKLINDVRKKTSNEELAKRAKKLLRSWQKLIEPVQQNEPSARGTPNPPGSANGGSTHNCKGDTTPAVLLSGKPIQDLKVRNDIQKAHSPKAEKLANRKRKGDVRDGNQGPVNKVAKPSHELFPNSSPLPTNGIGGSPPENLISPLDGSSQTNRLETEHDKHGKIPVNAVRPHTNSPGLVKHPSTSSLLKAAVLQQHSVALEDAHSLQPRSPRCSSFSPRGTRAELVARQHTTYAPKGSAPSPSQRLPGVDTAHTPSYQSPGHPATPPAIVKRLESPRREMAISSPHRLVEQPLPADWPHQQSPRITQQHTPRSSQPYVDPQTPRSGFSPEPSRVDSDDATSGSDSRKKKKSRNRGEQEGYSTDGTSKQTRVKKDRKLKFDFITGQIKPLTLKDPAHNDSSAPSEQHRTETDKQDPKFGLPSPFEQTNWKELSRNEIIQSYLNRQSSLLSSSGVQTQSAHYYMSEYLKQEECTKREARKTHVLVPLALPSDLPGKNRDVTSADVERLHDQHWPGVNGCHDTQGNWYDWTQCISLDPHGDDGRLNILPYVCLD from the exons ATTCTTAACATGGTGGCTGTGTTAGAAGTGATCTCCAGTTTGGAGAAATATCCCATTACCAAAGAGGCACTGGAG GAAACAAGATTAGGAAAATTAATCAACGATGTCCGGAAAAAGACCAGCAATGAGGAGCTTGCCAAACGTGCAAAGAAACTCCTGCGTAGCTGGCAAAAGCTCATAGAGCCTGTACAACAGAATGAGCCGTCTGCTAGGGGCACTCCAAATCCGCCAGGTTCTGCCAATGGAGGTAGTACCCACAACTGTAAGGGAGACACAACCCCAGCTGTACTGTTGAGTGGAAAACCTATACAGGATCTCAAAGTCCGGAATGACATCCAGAAGGCACATTCGCCAAAGGCTGAAAAGTTGGCTAATAGAAAGCGAAAGGGGGATGTTAGAGATGGCAACCAGGGGCCTGTTAACAAAGTGGCTAAACCTAGTCATGAGCTGTTTCCAAACTCCTCACCTCTACCTACAAATGGAATTGGTGGTAGTCCCCCTGAAAACCTGATTAGTCCACTTGATGGTAGCTCACAGACTAATCGGCTGGAGACTGAGCATGATAAGCATGGCAAAATCCCTGTAAATGCTGTTCGGCCTCACACCAACTCCCCTGGACTTGTAAAACACCCAAGCACTTCCTCATTGTTGAAAGCGGCCGTCCTGCAGCAGCATAGTGTAGCATTAGAAGATGCTCATTCTCTTCAACCACGTAGCCCCCGCTGTTCCTCATTCAGCCCTCGTGGCACTAGAGCAGAGCTAGTGGCACGGCAGCACACCACATATGCACCAAAGGGTTCTGCGCCCAGCCCCTCCCAAAGGCTGCCTGGTgtggacactgcacatacaccttCTTATCAATCCCCTGGGCATCCTGCTACACCTCCTGCCATAGTAAAAAGACTTGAGTCTCCCAGAAGAGAAATGGCAATCTCTTCACCTCACAGGTTGGTTGAGCAGCCACTCCCTGCTGACTGGCCCCACCAGCAGTCTCCAAGGATAACACAACAGCACACACCGCGGAGCAGTCAGCCGTATGTAGATCCTCAAACACCACGCAGTggcttttcaccagagccctccagAGTGGACAGCGATGATGCTACATCTGGCTCGGACAGTCGAAAGAAAAAGAAATCCCGTAATCGAGGCGAACAAGAAGGGTATTCTACAGACGGAACTAGCAAACAAACAAGAGTTAAAAAGGATCGTAAATTAAAATTTGATTTCATAACTGGGCAAATAAAACCCTTAACACTTAAAGATCCAGCTCATAATGATAGTTCGGCCCCCTCAGAACAGCACAGGACTGAGACGGACAAACAGGACCCCAAATTTGGTCTACCAAGTCCTTTTGAGCAGACAAACTGGAAGGAATTGTCTCGAAATGAGATAATCCAGTCCTATCTCAATCGGCAGAGCAGCTTGTTGTCTTCCTCTGGTGTACAGACACAGAGTgcacattattatatgtctgaatATTTAAAACAGGAGGAATGCACTAAGCGAGAAGCTAGAAAAACACATGTTTTAGTGCCACTTGCCCTTCCTAGTGACCTGCCTGGAAAAAACAGGGACGTGACTAGTGCTGACGTGGAAAGACTACATGACCAACATTGGCCTGGTGTCAATGGCTGTCACGATACACAGGGCAATTGGTATGATTGGACGCAGTGCATCTCCTTGGATCCACATGGTGATGATGGTAGATTAAACATCTTGCCTTATGTCTGCCTAGACTGA
- the MED26 gene encoding mediator of RNA polymerase II transcription subunit 26 isoform X2 has protein sequence MTAAPVSPREIRERLIQAIDKHSNILNMVAVLEVISSLEKYPITKEALEETRLGKLINDVRKKTSNEELAKRAKKLLRSWQKLIEPVQQNEPSARGTPNPPGSANGGSTHNCKGDTTPAVLLSGKPIQDLKVRNDIQKAHSPKAEKLANRKRKGDVRDGNQGPVNKVAKPSHELFPNSSPLPTNGIGGSPPENLISPLDGSSQTNRLETEHDKHGKIPVNAVRPHTNSPGLVKHPSTSSLLKAAVLQQHSVALEDAHSLQPRSPRCSSFSPRGTRAELVARQHTTYAPKGSAPSPSQRLPGVDTAHTPSYQSPGHPATPPAIVKRLESPRREMAISSPHRLVEQPLPADWPHQQSPRITQQHTPRSSQPYVDPQTPRSGFSPEPSRVDSDDATSGSDSRKKKKSRNRGEQEGYSTDGTSKQTRVKKDRKLKFDFITGQIKPLTLKDPAHNDSSAPSEQHRTETDKQDPKFGLPSPFEQTNWKELSRNEIIQSYLNRQSSLLSSSGVQTQSAHYYMSEYLKQEECTKREARKTHVLVPLALPSDLPGKNRDVTSADVERLHDQHWPGVNGCHDTQGNWYDWTQCISLDPHGDDGRLNILPYVCLD, from the exons ATTCTTAACATGGTGGCTGTGTTAGAAGTGATCTCCAGTTTGGAGAAATATCCCATTACCAAAGAGGCACTGGAG GAAACAAGATTAGGAAAATTAATCAACGATGTCCGGAAAAAGACCAGCAATGAGGAGCTTGCCAAACGTGCAAAGAAACTCCTGCGTAGCTGGCAAAAGCTCATAGAGCCTGTACAACAGAATGAGCCGTCTGCTAGGGGCACTCCAAATCCGCCAGGTTCTGCCAATGGAGGTAGTACCCACAACTGTAAGGGAGACACAACCCCAGCTGTACTGTTGAGTGGAAAACCTATACAGGATCTCAAAGTCCGGAATGACATCCAGAAGGCACATTCGCCAAAGGCTGAAAAGTTGGCTAATAGAAAGCGAAAGGGGGATGTTAGAGATGGCAACCAGGGGCCTGTTAACAAAGTGGCTAAACCTAGTCATGAGCTGTTTCCAAACTCCTCACCTCTACCTACAAATGGAATTGGTGGTAGTCCCCCTGAAAACCTGATTAGTCCACTTGATGGTAGCTCACAGACTAATCGGCTGGAGACTGAGCATGATAAGCATGGCAAAATCCCTGTAAATGCTGTTCGGCCTCACACCAACTCCCCTGGACTTGTAAAACACCCAAGCACTTCCTCATTGTTGAAAGCGGCCGTCCTGCAGCAGCATAGTGTAGCATTAGAAGATGCTCATTCTCTTCAACCACGTAGCCCCCGCTGTTCCTCATTCAGCCCTCGTGGCACTAGAGCAGAGCTAGTGGCACGGCAGCACACCACATATGCACCAAAGGGTTCTGCGCCCAGCCCCTCCCAAAGGCTGCCTGGTgtggacactgcacatacaccttCTTATCAATCCCCTGGGCATCCTGCTACACCTCCTGCCATAGTAAAAAGACTTGAGTCTCCCAGAAGAGAAATGGCAATCTCTTCACCTCACAGGTTGGTTGAGCAGCCACTCCCTGCTGACTGGCCCCACCAGCAGTCTCCAAGGATAACACAACAGCACACACCGCGGAGCAGTCAGCCGTATGTAGATCCTCAAACACCACGCAGTggcttttcaccagagccctccagAGTGGACAGCGATGATGCTACATCTGGCTCGGACAGTCGAAAGAAAAAGAAATCCCGTAATCGAGGCGAACAAGAAGGGTATTCTACAGACGGAACTAGCAAACAAACAAGAGTTAAAAAGGATCGTAAATTAAAATTTGATTTCATAACTGGGCAAATAAAACCCTTAACACTTAAAGATCCAGCTCATAATGATAGTTCGGCCCCCTCAGAACAGCACAGGACTGAGACGGACAAACAGGACCCCAAATTTGGTCTACCAAGTCCTTTTGAGCAGACAAACTGGAAGGAATTGTCTCGAAATGAGATAATCCAGTCCTATCTCAATCGGCAGAGCAGCTTGTTGTCTTCCTCTGGTGTACAGACACAGAGTgcacattattatatgtctgaatATTTAAAACAGGAGGAATGCACTAAGCGAGAAGCTAGAAAAACACATGTTTTAGTGCCACTTGCCCTTCCTAGTGACCTGCCTGGAAAAAACAGGGACGTGACTAGTGCTGACGTGGAAAGACTACATGACCAACATTGGCCTGGTGTCAATGGCTGTCACGATACACAGGGCAATTGGTATGATTGGACGCAGTGCATCTCCTTGGATCCACATGGTGATGATGGTAGATTAAACATCTTGCCTTATGTCTGCCTAGACTGA
- the MED26 gene encoding mediator of RNA polymerase II transcription subunit 26 isoform X3 — MVAVLEVISSLEKYPITKEALEETRLGKLINDVRKKTSNEELAKRAKKLLRSWQKLIEPVQQNEPSARGTPNPPGSANGGSTHNCKGDTTPAVLLSGKPIQDLKVRNDIQKAHSPKAEKLANRKRKGDVRDGNQGPVNKVAKPSHELFPNSSPLPTNGIGGSPPENLISPLDGSSQTNRLETEHDKHGKIPVNAVRPHTNSPGLVKHPSTSSLLKAAVLQQHSVALEDAHSLQPRSPRCSSFSPRGTRAELVARQHTTYAPKGSAPSPSQRLPGVDTAHTPSYQSPGHPATPPAIVKRLESPRREMAISSPHRLVEQPLPADWPHQQSPRITQQHTPRSSQPYVDPQTPRSGFSPEPSRVDSDDATSGSDSRKKKKSRNRGEQEGYSTDGTSKQTRVKKDRKLKFDFITGQIKPLTLKDPAHNDSSAPSEQHRTETDKQDPKFGLPSPFEQTNWKELSRNEIIQSYLNRQSSLLSSSGVQTQSAHYYMSEYLKQEECTKREARKTHVLVPLALPSDLPGKNRDVTSADVERLHDQHWPGVNGCHDTQGNWYDWTQCISLDPHGDDGRLNILPYVCLD, encoded by the exons ATGGTGGCTGTGTTAGAAGTGATCTCCAGTTTGGAGAAATATCCCATTACCAAAGAGGCACTGGAG GAAACAAGATTAGGAAAATTAATCAACGATGTCCGGAAAAAGACCAGCAATGAGGAGCTTGCCAAACGTGCAAAGAAACTCCTGCGTAGCTGGCAAAAGCTCATAGAGCCTGTACAACAGAATGAGCCGTCTGCTAGGGGCACTCCAAATCCGCCAGGTTCTGCCAATGGAGGTAGTACCCACAACTGTAAGGGAGACACAACCCCAGCTGTACTGTTGAGTGGAAAACCTATACAGGATCTCAAAGTCCGGAATGACATCCAGAAGGCACATTCGCCAAAGGCTGAAAAGTTGGCTAATAGAAAGCGAAAGGGGGATGTTAGAGATGGCAACCAGGGGCCTGTTAACAAAGTGGCTAAACCTAGTCATGAGCTGTTTCCAAACTCCTCACCTCTACCTACAAATGGAATTGGTGGTAGTCCCCCTGAAAACCTGATTAGTCCACTTGATGGTAGCTCACAGACTAATCGGCTGGAGACTGAGCATGATAAGCATGGCAAAATCCCTGTAAATGCTGTTCGGCCTCACACCAACTCCCCTGGACTTGTAAAACACCCAAGCACTTCCTCATTGTTGAAAGCGGCCGTCCTGCAGCAGCATAGTGTAGCATTAGAAGATGCTCATTCTCTTCAACCACGTAGCCCCCGCTGTTCCTCATTCAGCCCTCGTGGCACTAGAGCAGAGCTAGTGGCACGGCAGCACACCACATATGCACCAAAGGGTTCTGCGCCCAGCCCCTCCCAAAGGCTGCCTGGTgtggacactgcacatacaccttCTTATCAATCCCCTGGGCATCCTGCTACACCTCCTGCCATAGTAAAAAGACTTGAGTCTCCCAGAAGAGAAATGGCAATCTCTTCACCTCACAGGTTGGTTGAGCAGCCACTCCCTGCTGACTGGCCCCACCAGCAGTCTCCAAGGATAACACAACAGCACACACCGCGGAGCAGTCAGCCGTATGTAGATCCTCAAACACCACGCAGTggcttttcaccagagccctccagAGTGGACAGCGATGATGCTACATCTGGCTCGGACAGTCGAAAGAAAAAGAAATCCCGTAATCGAGGCGAACAAGAAGGGTATTCTACAGACGGAACTAGCAAACAAACAAGAGTTAAAAAGGATCGTAAATTAAAATTTGATTTCATAACTGGGCAAATAAAACCCTTAACACTTAAAGATCCAGCTCATAATGATAGTTCGGCCCCCTCAGAACAGCACAGGACTGAGACGGACAAACAGGACCCCAAATTTGGTCTACCAAGTCCTTTTGAGCAGACAAACTGGAAGGAATTGTCTCGAAATGAGATAATCCAGTCCTATCTCAATCGGCAGAGCAGCTTGTTGTCTTCCTCTGGTGTACAGACACAGAGTgcacattattatatgtctgaatATTTAAAACAGGAGGAATGCACTAAGCGAGAAGCTAGAAAAACACATGTTTTAGTGCCACTTGCCCTTCCTAGTGACCTGCCTGGAAAAAACAGGGACGTGACTAGTGCTGACGTGGAAAGACTACATGACCAACATTGGCCTGGTGTCAATGGCTGTCACGATACACAGGGCAATTGGTATGATTGGACGCAGTGCATCTCCTTGGATCCACATGGTGATGATGGTAGATTAAACATCTTGCCTTATGTCTGCCTAGACTGA